In Montipora capricornis isolate CH-2021 chromosome 4, ASM3666992v2, whole genome shotgun sequence, a single genomic region encodes these proteins:
- the LOC138045322 gene encoding uncharacterized protein isoform X1 produces the protein MQIFANANMGSVCSTLGAACRAIGDWLSAGLNWALSGVKWLWEKLSSLFETAMDFVTNLFSNVCGWFHYSRQRTYVESNGSRVEVGHEDLSIGVEVNRNRATSVPSVPANQSPQVQQENLGESTSVQSVPANQSPQVPQENLGEYLRNNVDDQQREQLALSRRLFDVLDDAVNNDEHHESMSESERKLGEFLQSPEMQRLQELTGMNTINPSLA, from the exons atgcagatatttgcaaacg ctAATATGGGTTCTGTTTGCAGTACCTTGGGAGCGGCCTGCCGTGCAATTGGTGATTGGCTTTCAGCTGGTTTGAACTGGGCATTAAGCGGTGTCAAGTGGCTATGGGAAAAATTGTCCTCACTGTTCGAAACAGCGATGGATTTTGTTACCAATTTATTTAGCAACGTTTGCGGTTGGTTTCATTACAGCAGGCAAAGGACCTATGTTGAATCTAACGGCAGCAGAGTCGAG GTCGGACATGAAGATCTCTCAATCGGAGTAGAAGTAAACAGAAACAGAG CTACATCAGTGCCATCTGTTCCCGCAAACCAAT CCCCACAAGTTCAGCAAGAGAATCTTGGTGAAT CTACATCAGTGCAATCTGTTCCCGCAAACCAAT CCCCACAAGTTCCGCAAGAGAATCTTGGTGAAT ATTTGAGAAACAATGTAGATGACCAACAAAGGGAGCAACTTGCATTAAGCAGAAGATTATTTGACGTGTTGGACGATGCCGTGAACAATGATGAACATCACGAGAGCATGTCAGAATCGG aacgAAAACTGGGAGAATTTCTTCAATCTCCGGAGATGCAGCGGTTGCAGGAACTGACTGGAATGAACACAATCAACCCAAGCCTTGCATGA
- the LOC138045322 gene encoding uncharacterized protein isoform X3, producing the protein MQIFANANMGSVCSTLGAACRAIGDWLSAGLNWALSGVKWLWEKLSSLFETAMDFVTNLFSNVCGWFHYSRQRTYVESNGSRVEVGHEDLSIGVEVNRNRATSVQSVPANQSPQVPQENLGEYLRNNVDDQQREQLALSRRLFDVLDDAVNNDEHHESMSESERKLGEFLQSPEMQRLQELTGMNTINPSLA; encoded by the exons atgcagatatttgcaaacg ctAATATGGGTTCTGTTTGCAGTACCTTGGGAGCGGCCTGCCGTGCAATTGGTGATTGGCTTTCAGCTGGTTTGAACTGGGCATTAAGCGGTGTCAAGTGGCTATGGGAAAAATTGTCCTCACTGTTCGAAACAGCGATGGATTTTGTTACCAATTTATTTAGCAACGTTTGCGGTTGGTTTCATTACAGCAGGCAAAGGACCTATGTTGAATCTAACGGCAGCAGAGTCGAG GTCGGACATGAAGATCTCTCAATCGGAGTAGAAGTAAACAGAAACAGAG CTACATCAGTGCAATCTGTTCCCGCAAACCAAT CCCCACAAGTTCCGCAAGAGAATCTTGGTGAAT ATTTGAGAAACAATGTAGATGACCAACAAAGGGAGCAACTTGCATTAAGCAGAAGATTATTTGACGTGTTGGACGATGCCGTGAACAATGATGAACATCACGAGAGCATGTCAGAATCGG aacgAAAACTGGGAGAATTTCTTCAATCTCCGGAGATGCAGCGGTTGCAGGAACTGACTGGAATGAACACAATCAACCCAAGCCTTGCATGA
- the LOC138045322 gene encoding uncharacterized protein isoform X2, producing the protein MGSVCSTLGAACRAIGDWLSAGLNWALSGVKWLWEKLSSLFETAMDFVTNLFSNVCGWFHYSRQRTYVESNGSRVEVGHEDLSIGVEVNRNRATSVPSVPANQSPQVQQENLGESTSVQSVPANQSPQVPQENLGEYLRNNVDDQQREQLALSRRLFDVLDDAVNNDEHHESMSESERKLGEFLQSPEMQRLQELTGMNTINPSLA; encoded by the exons ATGGGTTCTGTTTGCAGTACCTTGGGAGCGGCCTGCCGTGCAATTGGTGATTGGCTTTCAGCTGGTTTGAACTGGGCATTAAGCGGTGTCAAGTGGCTATGGGAAAAATTGTCCTCACTGTTCGAAACAGCGATGGATTTTGTTACCAATTTATTTAGCAACGTTTGCGGTTGGTTTCATTACAGCAGGCAAAGGACCTATGTTGAATCTAACGGCAGCAGAGTCGAG GTCGGACATGAAGATCTCTCAATCGGAGTAGAAGTAAACAGAAACAGAG CTACATCAGTGCCATCTGTTCCCGCAAACCAAT CCCCACAAGTTCAGCAAGAGAATCTTGGTGAAT CTACATCAGTGCAATCTGTTCCCGCAAACCAAT CCCCACAAGTTCCGCAAGAGAATCTTGGTGAAT ATTTGAGAAACAATGTAGATGACCAACAAAGGGAGCAACTTGCATTAAGCAGAAGATTATTTGACGTGTTGGACGATGCCGTGAACAATGATGAACATCACGAGAGCATGTCAGAATCGG aacgAAAACTGGGAGAATTTCTTCAATCTCCGGAGATGCAGCGGTTGCAGGAACTGACTGGAATGAACACAATCAACCCAAGCCTTGCATGA
- the LOC138045322 gene encoding uncharacterized protein isoform X4, with translation MGSVCSTLGAACRAIGDWLSAGLNWALSGVKWLWEKLSSLFETAMDFVTNLFSNVCGWFHYSRQRTYVESNGSRVEVGHEDLSIGVEVNRNRATSVQSVPANQSPQVPQENLGEYLRNNVDDQQREQLALSRRLFDVLDDAVNNDEHHESMSESERKLGEFLQSPEMQRLQELTGMNTINPSLA, from the exons ATGGGTTCTGTTTGCAGTACCTTGGGAGCGGCCTGCCGTGCAATTGGTGATTGGCTTTCAGCTGGTTTGAACTGGGCATTAAGCGGTGTCAAGTGGCTATGGGAAAAATTGTCCTCACTGTTCGAAACAGCGATGGATTTTGTTACCAATTTATTTAGCAACGTTTGCGGTTGGTTTCATTACAGCAGGCAAAGGACCTATGTTGAATCTAACGGCAGCAGAGTCGAG GTCGGACATGAAGATCTCTCAATCGGAGTAGAAGTAAACAGAAACAGAG CTACATCAGTGCAATCTGTTCCCGCAAACCAAT CCCCACAAGTTCCGCAAGAGAATCTTGGTGAAT ATTTGAGAAACAATGTAGATGACCAACAAAGGGAGCAACTTGCATTAAGCAGAAGATTATTTGACGTGTTGGACGATGCCGTGAACAATGATGAACATCACGAGAGCATGTCAGAATCGG aacgAAAACTGGGAGAATTTCTTCAATCTCCGGAGATGCAGCGGTTGCAGGAACTGACTGGAATGAACACAATCAACCCAAGCCTTGCATGA